The window CTCCGTTAGATTTCGCGCCCGACTCCACAGTTGTCAAAGCTGTGGATCTCCTCAAACACAGTATTATCTCTCGCTACAGCCGGTAATTAGTTAGTCGTTTAGCTAGCTAGATGGCTGGATAGTCACCTAACAACTAGTTGCTTGTCGCTAGTTTAGTCAGTCTATTAGGCCTTAGCTAGTTGCTGGTTAGTTGTCTCTTAGGTAGAACTCTATTGTCGAGAACACCATTGCTGCAGCGAACCATGCTCCCATTGATATTGTGAGCGGCACTAGGGATCCGTTGAAGCCGAAGTAGCGTATCATGAACTGTTCAGAGACGCTTGGCGAGAATTCTGGTCGTATCAGTATGAATGCGATGATGCGGGTGGTCTCTATCGGGTTGAAAAGTATGAAGTACAGGAAGGATTGGCTTTCGCCTGATGCTATAAAAGTCACGCCTAGCAGCCCGATGTCGTAGATCACTGTCATGAAGAGCCAAATGAAGAGAGCTATTGATATTGCCATTGCTCGGCTGGCTGATATTACTGATATAGCGAAGGATACCGCAAGCATGACCGCTGACATTCCTACAAGTATCATGACTCCGTAGAAGAAGTCGTGTAATCCCACCTCAGCTACGTTCGTGCTTCCGAATGAAGGTAGCAGTGCGAGTCCGACTCCGACGACCATTATCACCGAGATCGTCAGAAATAATCCGATGTATTTGCCTATGAGCACATCGATGCGTCTAATAGGTTGTGATAGCAGGTACGCGATTGTTCTTTGCTCCTTTTCGGCGGAGACGCTTAGAGCACCGATGCTGATAGTGATTAAAGCGCCAAGCGAGGTTGCGACACTTAGGAATGTCCCTATCTTACCAGGTATATTCGAGTAAGGGAAGAGTCCCAGCAAAACTAGGGATAAGTAGGGTATCTGAAGAACCAAAAGAAAGAAGAGCGCTGAGAGTACAAGAAACCATCGGTTGGTGATGGAGTCCTTGAACTCCTTCTTTGCGATGATTATAATCGGTGGGAACTTCATCTTTACTTACACCTCGTTTTTTACTTCGCTTCGCTTAGGCTCGTCACCAGTGATCCTGAGGAAGGCGTCCTCCAAGCTTGGATCATAGACTCTGAAGTCTTTAATGACCAAGCCCGATTCATCTAACGCTCTAAGCACCGGTATCTTATCGGGTGCTTCAACTGAGACTATGATGCGGTCGGCTTCGATGGAGACAGTTTTGGCTCCAGCTTTCCTCAGCATCTCCTCAACGTCGTTTACTGCCTGTTCGTCAATCTTTTCGACGAGAGTTATGAGTATACGGGTGTTTAGCTCAACCTCTCTCATAATCTCGTTGATGGAGCCCTCCGTGACCAGTTTTCCTTGATTCATCACAATAATCCGGTTTGCGATTTCGTTAATATCGCTGAGGAGGTGTGTGGACAAAATTATCGTCTTTCCTTTGCGTGAAAGTGAATCAACCACTTCCTTGAAGGCGAGTACGCCTCTGATATCGAGGTTAGCTGATGGCTCGTCGAAGAGAATAATGGGGCTGTCCCCTAGGAGAGTCGTGGCGAGCATTAGCCTCTGCTTCAAACCTTCAGAGAGCTCTGAAACCTTTTTGCTCGCATGCTCTTTCAATCCATTTTCCTCAAGGCTTCTGCTAATCGTATCATTATCGAGCCGTTTGACCCCTGCGAAAAACTTTAAGTTGTCTGCCACACTCATATGGTTGTAGAGCGAGACTTGCTGTGGATGATAGGCTACTCGTCTCCTAACATCAACACCGCTCTTCTTCACATCTAACCCGTCAACTTTGATGCTTCCATTGAAGGTGACTAGGCCAATAATGCATTTCAAAACAGTGGTTTTTCCTGCGCCGTTAGGGCCTAGGAGCGCAATTAGCTCGTTTTTGTCAACCTTGAAGCTTACATCATCGACTGCGTTGAACTTTCCGTATTTTTTGGTCACTCCGTTCAGTTCAATCATAAGTCGAAGTTACCTGTCTATACAGTCACTTCGTCTTTAATAAAATGAACATCGTTGAAGCGACTTTTTAATCTGTGAACGCTATTTCTTGACGTATGGTTTATGACAGTCGCCGCAGATGCTTTGCGTAGTTTCTTTTGGAATGCCTAGCTCAAACTTATGCTGAAGGTGACAGGTTGTGCATCTAGCAGGAATATGCGCTATGTGTGAGTGGGCGTCAACAATTCGTACCTCGACTACCCAGAGCCAAGGAAACTTTGTTTTATTTGAGCGGTCGTAATCTTGGTGGCAGGTCAAGCAGTTAGCGTCGCTTATCGGCTTCGGGTACTTGTGACAGTCCATGCAGGTGACGTTTGCCTTCCCGTGAGGGGAGACGACGTAGCCCTTAACATAGGGTTCTTCATTGTGGCATGATGCGCAGCTCTTAGGATCGTTGCTATAGGTTGATCCACCTACGGATGTTGATGTCGCCAAAGAGAGCGTGACGGCGGCTAATGCAATGATGAGTACAACTGCGAAAATGACTGTTACGACTACGTTGCGCGCCATCTTCTGTATTGGCGAAATCGGATCTATATATCCACTTCTAGTGCTGACCTTCTTCTGTCAGTGTGGCGGCCGTGTAGTTAGGCTACCGATTTGTTGTTTGTTCTTGTGGAAGTCAAGGTTATAGTGTATGTTGAGGTTATTAGTTATTGGTTCCTCTACATGATTGAACCTGAGTAGTGTATGTTGAATACGAAGTCGAGTTTTCCTAAGGGTGCTGCTGCGTCGAAGACTTCTGTCGCGATCTTCTTAGCCACTGGCCTAATCGAGATTGTGGTAGGGGTGTTTTCGGGGAGTGCAGCGATATTTGCTGATGGAGCGCACACAATTTCTGATGCTTTGATATCCACAATAGTTTGGCTTGGATTGAAGGTTTCTGGACGAGCGCCTGACGGTAAGTTTCACTACGGATATTTTCGGGTTGAGACCTTTTCCGCTGTCATAGCCGCCTTTGTTCTAGTTGGGGTCGGTATTGTTATTCTAGTTAGATCGTATTTTGCTCTTTTGAGACCTGTTGAGATTTCGAATCCTGTGCTACCGCTGGTTACTGCTGCTGCAGCATCTGGTGTAGACTGGGGTATGGGTTTGGTTAAGCGGCGGATTGCTAAAGAGGAGATGAGTGAGGCGTTGCGGCTTGACTCTTATAATACGATGAAGAGCGGGCTTTCCTCGCTGTTCGCCTTCTTAGGTATCTTTTCGGCAACATATTTTGCAGAGGCTGATGCGCTGGCCGGAATCGGTATCTCTTTCTTCGTCTTTGTAGTGGCGTATACTACAGTGCGTGAGTCAGCACTTGTTTTAATGGATGCCTGTGAATGCTTCGATGTTACCGATGCTATCAAATCGACAGCAGAGGGGATAAATGGGGTGAAGCGCGTAGATTCAGTTCGGCTTAGACATTCTGGTCCATACATTTTCGGCGACTTACATATTCAGGTTAACGGCAAGACGACTGTAAACGAGTCCGATAAGATAATCCGTAGAATTAAATCGGCGATTAAAGAAATTGTTCCGACTCTTGAACAGCTAACGGTCGAGATTAGCTCTGGGGAGGAGGAAGAGGAGTGAATGACGCCGCCACCGCTTTTTAACTTTCTTCTTATAAGCTAGAAAACATAATTACTAAGCAGCTGAAAGGCAGAAGACGATGCGCAGCGATACAATCAAGAAAGGAGTTGAGAAGGCACCGCACCGCAGCCTATTGAGAGCTGTTGGTCTCACTGAGAAGGATTTCGACAAACCCTTCATCGGCGTAGCTAACTCGTTCGTCGAGATAATCCCGGGCCATGTCCATCTGCAAGAGTTCGGTAAAATTGTGAAGCAGGCTATCCGTGAAGCGGGTGGTGTCCCCTTCGAATTCAACACTATCGGTGTGGACGATGGCATCACGATGGGTCACTCGGGAATGCGCTACTCTCTCCCCAGCCGCGAGATCATCGCAGACTCCGTTGAAACGATGATGCGCGCTCATAATCTTGACGGTTTAGTGTGTATACCCAACTGCGACAAGATTGTTCCGGGAATGATTATGGGTGCGCTGCGCGTTAACGTTCCGACGATTTTTGTCAGCGGCGGCGCAATGCGGGCTGGAAAAACACCTCGTGGCCGAACAATCGATTTCATCTCGGTCTACGAGGGAGTTGGTGCCTACCGCTCCGGAAATATCAGTAAAGAAGATCTTGAAGAGCTGGAGCAGTACGGCTGCCCCGACTGCGGATCCTGCGCCGGACTCTTCACGGCCAATTCAATGAACTGCCTCTGTGAAGCACTAGGTATCGCTCTCCCAAGAAACGGCACCGCGCTCGCTAAAACGCCTGAGCGTGAAGAACTGGCTCGACAGGCTGGGCGGCAGATAATGCAGCTGATAGAAAAAGATCTGAAACCCCGCGAGATAATTACGTCGGCTGCGCTGGATAACGCGATGGTGCTGGATCTAGCGATGGGCGGCTCTACCAATACTATACTCCACCTGCTCGCAATTGCGTCAGAGGCTGGAGTAAACTACTCCGTATCAACGATAAACGAGTTGGCTGAGAATGTGCCTCATCTCTGCAAGGTCAGCCCCGCCTCGAAGTGGCATATGGAGGATGTTGATCGCGCAGGAGGTGTCTCGGCTATTTTGAAGGAGATTAGTCGGCGACCCGGAGCGCTCAATCTCGCTTCGAAGACCGTGACTCTCCGCAGCCTAGGGGAGAACATTAAGGACAGTCGTATACAGGATGAAGAGGTGATCAAGCGGCTGGAGAATCCTTACAGTCAACACGGTGGTCTGATGGTGCTTTACGGTAACCTCGCGCCTGATGGAGCACTTCTGAAGATTGGTGCAGTAGACCCTGACATACGTAACCATGAAGGCCCTGCTAAGATATTCGAATCGCAGGAGGAGGCTGGTGAAAAGATTCTTAGAGGTGCAGTGAAATCTGGTGATGTCACTGTAATTCGCTACGAAGGGCCAAGGGGTGGCCCGGGGATGCCTGAGATGCTGGCTCCAACAGCGGCTCTCGTAGGTATGGGGCTCGGTAGAACAGTTGCGTTAATCACTGACGGAAGATTCTCAGGGGGCACAAGAGGCATCGCAATCGGGCACGTCTCACCTGAAGCTGCGGACGGCGGCCCAATATGTTTGCTCAAAGAGGGCGACATCATCCAGATAGATCTTGAGAAGCACACTTTGAATGTTAAGCTCACAGAGAAGGAGCTGAAGGCGCGCCGCGCAAAGTGGACCCCCCCAGAACCGAAGATCAAAACAGGCTACTTGGCCAGATATGCAAAGATGGTGTCATCAGCAAACTCTGGAGCAGTCCTCAAAATATAAATTGCTAAAACCGCAAGATTGAAAATAACTGGTTGACGAAACCAATCGCTCTGTTATCCTCCTGTTTGAGATTGAACGCTTAGCAATACTTGCAATCTTAAGGCAATTATGTAGAGAGAACAGGTTAGAAGCAGTTAGAAGCTGTTTGATTAGTTATTAGATGCGCACCCTCTCATGCAGATCTACTTTGAAACCATGAACATACCATGAATATTTGTATTCGAAAACAAGTAACAGTGCAGATATGGTTATGTCTCACTTCTTTTCTATAATTGCATTATCGCTCTTTGTGCACGCACGCGTGCTGCGGATACTAGGGGGAGGATCTAAATACTGTTGAAATGTGCGTAAGAATTCAGTCATTGTTCTAATGGAGTTGCTTGGAAGGAATCTCTAGATTTGCAACGCTTGTTAAAAACATTGATTCTGGCTGCAAGATTATCCTCAGTGATATTTGGCTAAGAAGTATGTAAAATTGCATGCGCTGTAAGCTGAATTACTGTTTCCCTTATGGAGTTTGTTGGGCTAATGTAAGGCTGGACAGAGAGCTTTAGCTATGCGTGGTAAGGGCGGTGGCGTGTTTTTTTGTGTATGTGGTATGTTTGAGTTCCGTTAAGGTAATGAGCTGATTGGGCGGCTTAAGGTATTTATGGTACGGTGTCATGACGAGGCTATATGCCTGTTTCACGTCGTAGACTGATCTATTTGGCTGTAACGGCGGGCGGAGCTGTGATTGTTCTTTCCGCCACAGGTGGATTGCTGTATTTGGGTGGGAAGCCTGGTGCGGTTGAAAATGGTACCCGCACCACTACTGCCAACGCGGTGACTAAACAGCTTAACATCACGAGTACCACAACCACGACTAGTACTCAGGCTAAGATGAGATTCAGTAATCCTTACACTGAGAACGGGAAGAGTCTCGTTAGTGTAGTTCAGGGGAGTGGAAGGCCTGAGGATGTGCCAGAGATGGTGAAGAACAGTGTAGCTGTGATAGGAGGGATTGAGAAGATTGATGTTAAGGGCAAAAAGGTGTTTGTGAAACCGAACACCAATAGTAACCATCCGCCACCGGCTGTTACTAGTCCGCTTATCGTTGGCACTGTTGTGAAGATGCTTATGGATGCAGGGGCAGCTGAGGTAAAGGTGGGGGACTGCTCCAACATCAATAATCAGACTAGTCAGGTTATGATGGATCAAGGAATCCAGAGGGCGGTTGAGGATGCAGGTGGTGAAGTGGTTTTTCTGGACCAGCAGGAGTATGTCACGGTGTCGATGCCTTGGGGAAAATGGTTGACCGAGACGCGTATCTCAAAACCGGTTTACGAAGCTGAGCGGCTGATTGATCTCCCTGTTATTAAGAGTCACAATGTCGCGGGATTCACGATGAGCATGAAGAACTTCGTCGGGGCAATTCACAAGTCAAGCCGCCTTGATCCTTCTTGGCTTCCCAGCACCACGGTCTTTCACAGCTGCGGAAACCCGTCGGAAGCAGTTGCTGAGCTGAATGTGTTGGTGAAGCCTGATCTCATCGTAATGGATGGGACGAAGAGTCTCGTATCCTACGGAGAAGGTGATGACGCTGGCGAGGTTCGGGATACAAACTTGGTTGTGGCCAGTGGAGACAGGGTGGCTAATGACATTGTTGGGTTAAGCGTTATCAAGAGTTTCGGACTTTGGCCTATGGTTACCGACAAGGATGTTTGGGCTCAGGGTACAATTCAACGTGCGCTGGAGCTTTCGCTTGGTCAGCGTAGCGACAAAATAAAGATAATCAGCAAATCTCTAGTTGGACAAGAGAAACTTGATCCTCTTCTCCAAAAAATTCATAGTATTTCGGGAATACCTGCCTGAGAAGTTTTCAAAAGTAGGCTATCAAAAAAGTTAAATCTGTAAAGCGTCCGGAGACTACTGAGGGCTCGAAAATCGGCAAACGTAAAGTCTTGAATGAAGCGGATCTGAAGAAGCTCACTCTACCCGAAGAGGGAGAGCTGATCGGCCGGGTTTTGAAGATGTCCGGCGGAGAGCATGTCATAGTCAAGTGTACTGATGGAAAGACTCGTATGGCGAGAATCCGAGGTAAAATGAAGCGGCGCATGTGGGTTCGCGAAAACGACATGGTGCTTGTGGCGCCTTGGGACTTCAAAGACGATCGAGCCGATATTGTATGGCGATACACAGTCTCACAGGTCGAGTGGCTAAGAAACAACAGCTACATTCCAGACGGGCTGTAAAAGAAGTATTCTTCACAAAGCATTCAGATTCCTCTAGACATACTAAGTCACTCATCCCATTTACACAGCATGTCAATTGAATGAAATTGATTATCGGCTGTTTTGGATAACAGCTACCAGATCTCGTTCTCCAAGCTGATAAAAATCGGTTTTGGGGCCGAAAAGTTAAGGTGATAGAAGACGCAACGTAACTTATCTATAAAATCGCCTGTTTATCAACATCTATTTCTAGAAAGATGTGATTCAAGCTAAGTTATTACCAGCAATTCATCTGATGAAAAACTGTTCATTCGAAAAGGTTTTTTAACACAACATATTCTATACCGAACAGGCGGAGCATGTGCTTCGGACATTAATCAACGCGTTGTATACCCCGAATATATGGCAGAATAGGCTTGACGATAACATTGGGATAATCGTTGTCGTAGCAGCCTTCACTATAGTAGCCATTCACTTCATAATCAGGCATGTCAACCCTCCTCTCAGGGGAGATCATTGAAATGACTGACGAAAAAGTTAGACGGCATGATATTGCCCAGAGAGTGTATCATTGGGTAAATCTATCAAGCTTGCTTATACTCCTCTGGACTGGGTTAACAATTTACGATCTGAACCTATTCGGTCTTCAACCTTTATCAGCATTCGCGAAGACAGTTATAGGTACTACCTACACTCCGCTAATTTACGATCTACATCGATATGCGGCATTCACACTCCTAGGTTCATTGATTTTCCACATTACATATGATACCGGAATAAGGGGTATCTTTTGGAGCGAGTTACCCTCTAGAGCTGACTTTAAAGCTCAGAACGTTATGGCCAAGAACTTCTTGGGTCGATCAAGAGAATACGTAAAGTTCCACAAGTACAACCCTGGTCAGAAGATGCTTCACATCGGTATCGCTATAGTCGTCCTTCTGATCGGTGCAACCGGCTTAATGTTGAGTGCCAATTACCGTTGGCTTGTTCCAATCTGGTTCTTAAATGTCAACTTTGATTTTCTGCTCTACTGGACTAGAGTTCTCCATGATGTGCTCACCTTTGCGCTTGTCGCGATGGTGGTAATGCACTTCTACTTCTCTGTAAGGTTAGAGAACCTGCCGACATTCAAGAGCATGATAACCGGTTGGGTGCCACGGCACTATCAGGAGAAACACTTCTCTTCCACAGAGGAGCCTGAGCTAATCCCAGCATCGCACGAAAAGGAGAGATAAAGGTGATAATAAATGGGTGAAGAATCGGGTATGCCAAAAACTTCGCGTCGAAAATTTATAGCCGGCGCCGCCATAGTTGGCGCAGTAGTAACCGTCGAGGCCGCTTCAACAGTCGGATACTTCAATCACCAATATGAGCCGAGGACACCTCCAAAGCCTAAGGGTGTTGTCGTAACCGATATGGAAGTATGTGGCGGCTGCAGAAGCTGTCAAGCGGCTTGCACCGCATATAATGAGGGTGAAGTTCAGCCGGATCTATCTAGAATCCAGATACTGAAAGATTACTTTTCAGGCGACTATCTTCCAAACCCCTGTTCTCAATGTGTATGGCCTGGTTGCCTCTACTCCTGTCCAACAGGTGCGCTGCAGGTTGATACTGGTACGGAGGGCGGTTTACCTCAGCTTGAGGTGAGGCTTACATCGTTGCTATCGGGCAAGCTAACCCCCGATACTACACCAGGAACTAACGCGAGAGTCGTCAATACGAGAGAGTGCATCGGGTGCCAGCAGTGTGTCGAGGGCTGCGCGAAGATATTTGACATCTCAAGGGTTAGGTTCAACACGAAGAAACAGGTTGTAACCAAGTGTCACCTCTGCGGCGGAAAACCTCA is drawn from Nitrososphaerota archaeon and contains these coding sequences:
- a CDS encoding cation diffusion facilitator family transporter, producing the protein MLNTKSSFPKGAAASKTSVAIFLATGLIEIVVGVFSGSAAIFADGAHTISDALISTIVWLGLKVSGRAPDGKFHYGYFRVETFSAVIAAFVLVGVGIVILVRSYFALLRPVEISNPVLPLVTAAAASGVDWGMGLVKRRIAKEEMSEALRLDSYNTMKSGLSSLFAFLGIFSATYFAEADALAGIGISFFVFVVAYTTVRESALVLMDACECFDVTDAIKSTAEGINGVKRVDSVRLRHSGPYIFGDLHIQVNGKTTVNESDKIIRRIKSAIKEIVPTLEQLTVEISSGEEEEE
- a CDS encoding DUF362 domain-containing protein → MPVSRRRLIYLAVTAGGAVIVLSATGGLLYLGGKPGAVENGTRTTTANAVTKQLNITSTTTTTSTQAKMRFSNPYTENGKSLVSVVQGSGRPEDVPEMVKNSVAVIGGIEKIDVKGKKVFVKPNTNSNHPPPAVTSPLIVGTVVKMLMDAGAAEVKVGDCSNINNQTSQVMMDQGIQRAVEDAGGEVVFLDQQEYVTVSMPWGKWLTETRISKPVYEAERLIDLPVIKSHNVAGFTMSMKNFVGAIHKSSRLDPSWLPSTTVFHSCGNPSEAVAELNVLVKPDLIVMDGTKSLVSYGEGDDAGEVRDTNLVVASGDRVANDIVGLSVIKSFGLWPMVTDKDVWAQGTIQRALELSLGQRSDKIKIISKSLVGQEKLDPLLQKIHSISGIPA
- a CDS encoding 4Fe-4S dicluster domain-containing protein → MGEESGMPKTSRRKFIAGAAIVGAVVTVEAASTVGYFNHQYEPRTPPKPKGVVVTDMEVCGGCRSCQAACTAYNEGEVQPDLSRIQILKDYFSGDYLPNPCSQCVWPGCLYSCPTGALQVDTGTEGGLPQLEVRLTSLLSGKLTPDTTPGTNARVVNTRECIGCQQCVEGCAKIFDISRVRFNTKKQVVTKCHLCGGKPQCVRFCPVGAIMYASSDQGVSNGYDGQGNIIWRPPEAKAKREDELRGILW
- the ilvD gene encoding dihydroxy-acid dehydratase is translated as MRSDTIKKGVEKAPHRSLLRAVGLTEKDFDKPFIGVANSFVEIIPGHVHLQEFGKIVKQAIREAGGVPFEFNTIGVDDGITMGHSGMRYSLPSREIIADSVETMMRAHNLDGLVCIPNCDKIVPGMIMGALRVNVPTIFVSGGAMRAGKTPRGRTIDFISVYEGVGAYRSGNISKEDLEELEQYGCPDCGSCAGLFTANSMNCLCEALGIALPRNGTALAKTPEREELARQAGRQIMQLIEKDLKPREIITSAALDNAMVLDLAMGGSTNTILHLLAIASEAGVNYSVSTINELAENVPHLCKVSPASKWHMEDVDRAGGVSAILKEISRRPGALNLASKTVTLRSLGENIKDSRIQDEEVIKRLENPYSQHGGLMVLYGNLAPDGALLKIGAVDPDIRNHEGPAKIFESQEEAGEKILRGAVKSGDVTVIRYEGPRGGPGMPEMLAPTAALVGMGLGRTVALITDGRFSGGTRGIAIGHVSPEAADGGPICLLKEGDIIQIDLEKHTLNVKLTEKELKARRAKWTPPEPKIKTGYLARYAKMVSSANSGAVLKI
- a CDS encoding ABC transporter ATP-binding protein encodes the protein MIELNGVTKKYGKFNAVDDVSFKVDKNELIALLGPNGAGKTTVLKCIIGLVTFNGSIKVDGLDVKKSGVDVRRRVAYHPQQVSLYNHMSVADNLKFFAGVKRLDNDTISRSLEENGLKEHASKKVSELSEGLKQRLMLATTLLGDSPIILFDEPSANLDIRGVLAFKEVVDSLSRKGKTIILSTHLLSDINEIANRIIVMNQGKLVTEGSINEIMREVELNTRILITLVEKIDEQAVNDVEEMLRKAGAKTVSIEADRIIVSVEAPDKIPVLRALDESGLVIKDFRVYDPSLEDAFLRITGDEPKRSEVKNEV
- the eif1A gene encoding translation initiation factor eIF-1A, whose product is MGKRKVLNEADLKKLTLPEEGELIGRVLKMSGGEHVIVKCTDGKTRMARIRGKMKRRMWVRENDMVLVAPWDFKDDRADIVWRYTVSQVEWLRNNSYIPDGL
- a CDS encoding ABC transporter permease: MKFPPIIIIAKKEFKDSITNRWFLVLSALFFLLVLQIPYLSLVLLGLFPYSNIPGKIGTFLSVATSLGALITISIGALSVSAEKEQRTIAYLLSQPIRRIDVLIGKYIGLFLTISVIMVVGVGLALLPSFGSTNVAEVGLHDFFYGVMILVGMSAVMLAVSFAISVISASRAMAISIALFIWLFMTVIYDIGLLGVTFIASGESQSFLYFILFNPIETTRIIAFILIRPEFSPSVSEQFMIRYFGFNGSLVPLTISMGAWFAAAMVFSTIEFYLRDN
- a CDS encoding cytochrome b/b6 domain-containing protein, with amino-acid sequence MTDEKVRRHDIAQRVYHWVNLSSLLILLWTGLTIYDLNLFGLQPLSAFAKTVIGTTYTPLIYDLHRYAAFTLLGSLIFHITYDTGIRGIFWSELPSRADFKAQNVMAKNFLGRSREYVKFHKYNPGQKMLHIGIAIVVLLIGATGLMLSANYRWLVPIWFLNVNFDFLLYWTRVLHDVLTFALVAMVVMHFYFSVRLENLPTFKSMITGWVPRHYQEKHFSSTEEPELIPASHEKER
- a CDS encoding cytochrome c3 family protein; this encodes MARNVVVTVIFAVVLIIALAAVTLSLATSTSVGGSTYSNDPKSCASCHNEEPYVKGYVVSPHGKANVTCMDCHKYPKPISDANCLTCHQDYDRSNKTKFPWLWVVEVRIVDAHSHIAHIPARCTTCHLQHKFELGIPKETTQSICGDCHKPYVKK